A DNA window from Micromonospora inyonensis contains the following coding sequences:
- a CDS encoding helix-turn-helix transcriptional regulator: MGKLRLVASQEVQEMLGVSRTRAYQITNSKIFPDPVAVLSVGRIWRTEDVERWIKEHRPDLHDPAQ, encoded by the coding sequence ATGGGGAAGCTTCGGCTCGTGGCGAGCCAGGAGGTGCAGGAGATGCTGGGCGTCTCCCGTACGCGCGCCTACCAGATAACCAACTCGAAGATCTTCCCCGACCCGGTCGCCGTGCTGTCGGTCGGCCGGATCTGGCGTACCGAGGACGTGGAACGCTGGATCAAGGAGCACCGCCCCGACCTCCACGACCCCGCGCAGTAG
- a CDS encoding ricin-type beta-trefoil lectin domain protein codes for MKPFVALLAAGLAAVGLVGPAAASPAEPEPTGRAGAAPADVANLPPGMAEAMRRDLGLTDRQLADRLRIEAAAARIDQRLRTALDGRYAGSWLAAGNRLTVGVTDDSVMDTVRAEGAEPRLVPRSLAALTAAQTALDRYAAGHRPTSAVRGWYTDVTDNSLVVTVAPGATASARAFVARSGVAADLVRYVVEPEAPRPLYDIRGGDQYVINGNTLCSVGFAVAGGFVTAGHCGGTGSPTLGYNNVSQGTFAGSSFPGNDYGWVRTNSSWTPRPWVNNYAGGSVSVAGSTEAVIGSGVCRAGRTTGWRCGTLLGRNETVNYPQGAVSGLHRSNACAEGGDSGGAWLAGNQAQGVTSGGSGNCTTGGTTWFQPVNEILGVYGLSLVTTGGGGPGTRIISNWNNKCIDVPSSNFSDGVPLQTWNCNGTLAQSWTLTGGTLRTQNNKCMDVAWGSRENGAVIQIAHCSGNPAQQFVLSGAGDLVNPQANKCVDIKDWNSGDGARLQLWECAGTANQKWRTG; via the coding sequence ATGAAACCATTCGTCGCCCTGCTCGCGGCCGGCCTGGCGGCCGTCGGGCTGGTCGGGCCCGCCGCCGCGTCCCCCGCCGAACCGGAACCGACCGGTCGGGCCGGGGCCGCCCCGGCCGACGTGGCCAACCTGCCGCCCGGCATGGCCGAGGCGATGCGCCGGGACCTCGGCCTGACCGACCGGCAGCTCGCCGACCGGTTGCGGATCGAGGCCGCCGCCGCCCGGATCGACCAACGGCTGCGCACCGCGCTGGACGGGCGGTACGCCGGCTCCTGGCTGGCCGCCGGGAACCGGCTCACGGTGGGGGTCACCGACGACTCCGTCATGGACACCGTCCGGGCGGAAGGGGCGGAACCCCGACTCGTCCCCCGAAGCCTGGCCGCGCTCACCGCCGCCCAGACCGCCCTCGACAGGTATGCCGCCGGCCACCGCCCGACCAGCGCGGTACGGGGCTGGTACACCGACGTCACCGACAACAGTCTCGTGGTGACGGTGGCCCCCGGAGCCACGGCGTCGGCCCGTGCCTTCGTGGCGCGCAGCGGGGTGGCCGCCGACCTCGTCCGTTACGTCGTCGAACCGGAGGCGCCCCGCCCGCTGTACGACATCCGCGGTGGCGACCAGTACGTGATCAACGGCAACACGCTCTGCTCGGTGGGCTTCGCCGTCGCGGGTGGCTTCGTGACCGCCGGCCACTGCGGCGGCACCGGAAGCCCCACCCTCGGTTACAACAACGTGTCCCAGGGCACCTTCGCCGGTTCGTCGTTCCCGGGCAACGACTATGGCTGGGTCCGCACCAACAGCAGCTGGACGCCCCGGCCGTGGGTCAACAACTACGCCGGTGGCAGCGTGTCGGTCGCCGGCTCCACGGAGGCCGTGATCGGCAGTGGGGTGTGCCGTGCCGGCCGGACGACCGGCTGGCGCTGTGGCACGCTGCTCGGCCGCAACGAGACGGTCAACTATCCGCAGGGCGCGGTGTCGGGGCTGCACCGCAGCAACGCCTGCGCCGAGGGTGGCGACTCCGGCGGCGCGTGGCTCGCCGGTAACCAGGCGCAGGGCGTCACGTCCGGCGGCTCGGGCAACTGCACGACCGGCGGGACGACGTGGTTCCAGCCGGTCAACGAGATCCTCGGCGTCTACGGTCTGTCGCTGGTCACCACCGGCGGTGGGGGACCGGGCACCCGGATCATCAGCAACTGGAACAACAAGTGCATCGACGTGCCCAGTTCCAATTTCTCCGACGGCGTACCGCTCCAGACCTGGAACTGCAACGGCACGTTGGCGCAGAGCTGGACCCTCACCGGCGGCACGTTGCGTACCCAGAACAACAAGTGCATGGACGTCGCCTGGGGCTCCCGGGAGAACGGCGCGGTCATCCAGATCGCCCACTGCAGCGGCAACCCGGCCCAGCAGTTCGTCCTCTCCGGCGCCGGCGACCTGGTGAACCCGCAGGCCAACAAGTGTGTGGACATCAAGGACTGGAACAGCGGCGACGGCGCGCGGTTGCAGCTCTGGGAGTGCGCCGGCACCGCCAACCAGAAGTGGCGCACCGGCTGA
- a CDS encoding glycoside hydrolase family 64 protein has translation MSVRRHLFAIVSALLVTVAATIYATPAQAVGPALLPVTVTNSTGRGEAVHLYVIGTQLSSGRLGYVTAGGTFVPWTGGQIPPSPAPDASIPGPGNGGRTTIQFPRGFSGRVYFSFGEKLKFFLTPDGLVQPAPWAAGDANRDILFDWSEFTYNDAGLWLNSSQVDMFAVPHAVTVTGANGVTKRTGDVVAGGRAAVIDGIRAQAGWGNSVYTRSDGTVLRVLAPGRAAGAGLFSHTYLDSYIAAAWNAYTTKTLTVVPFADQPTIRYHGRTSGSTMTFTNGAGQVVASFQRPSSASVWGCDGQLHAPNDQVVGPIARTLCAALNRGTLGTIDTQPSLNPAEFYRSNPTNQYARLIHANMVDGKAYAFAFDDVGGFESLVHDGDPRAAGLVLGPFGGGGGTPPTGVPLVSNWNNKCIDVPSSNFVDRAQLQMWTCNGTNAQKWTFSGGAVRSQNNKCMDVDGGATGNGAVIQLYTCNGTGAQQFTLTAAGDLVNLRANRCVDIKDWNSGDGARLQLWDCAGTANQKWRTG, from the coding sequence ATGAGCGTTCGACGACACCTGTTCGCCATCGTCTCCGCCCTCCTCGTCACCGTGGCGGCGACCATCTACGCGACGCCCGCGCAGGCGGTCGGGCCCGCGCTACTGCCCGTCACGGTCACCAACAGCACCGGCCGGGGTGAGGCGGTGCACCTGTACGTCATCGGCACCCAGCTCTCCAGCGGCCGGCTCGGCTACGTCACCGCGGGCGGCACGTTCGTACCGTGGACCGGCGGCCAGATCCCCCCGTCCCCGGCGCCGGACGCCTCGATCCCGGGCCCCGGCAACGGGGGCCGTACCACCATCCAGTTCCCCCGCGGCTTCTCCGGGCGGGTCTACTTCTCCTTCGGCGAGAAGCTGAAGTTCTTTCTCACCCCGGACGGCCTGGTGCAACCCGCCCCCTGGGCGGCCGGCGACGCGAACCGGGACATCCTGTTCGACTGGAGCGAGTTCACCTACAACGACGCCGGGCTCTGGTTGAACAGCTCCCAGGTGGACATGTTCGCCGTGCCGCACGCGGTCACCGTCACCGGCGCCAACGGCGTCACCAAGCGGACCGGTGACGTCGTCGCGGGTGGCCGCGCCGCCGTCATCGACGGAATCCGGGCGCAGGCCGGCTGGGGGAACTCCGTGTACACCCGGTCGGACGGCACCGTGTTGCGGGTCCTGGCCCCGGGCAGGGCCGCGGGTGCCGGCCTGTTCAGCCACACCTACCTGGACTCGTATATCGCGGCGGCGTGGAACGCCTACACCACGAAGACGTTGACCGTGGTGCCCTTCGCCGACCAGCCGACCATCCGCTACCACGGGCGGACCTCCGGCAGCACGATGACCTTCACCAACGGCGCCGGCCAGGTGGTCGCCTCCTTCCAGCGGCCCTCGTCGGCCAGCGTCTGGGGCTGCGACGGCCAGCTGCACGCCCCCAACGACCAGGTCGTCGGCCCGATCGCCCGGACGCTCTGCGCGGCTCTCAACCGGGGAACCCTCGGCACCATCGACACCCAGCCCAGCCTCAACCCGGCCGAGTTCTACCGCAGCAACCCCACCAACCAGTACGCCCGGCTGATCCACGCCAACATGGTCGACGGCAAGGCGTACGCGTTCGCCTTCGACGACGTCGGCGGCTTCGAGTCCCTGGTGCACGACGGCGACCCGCGCGCCGCCGGCCTGGTCCTCGGCCCGTTCGGCGGGGGCGGCGGCACGCCGCCCACCGGCGTGCCGCTGGTGAGCAACTGGAACAACAAGTGCATCGACGTGCCCAGCTCGAACTTCGTCGACCGCGCGCAGCTACAGATGTGGACCTGCAACGGCACCAACGCCCAGAAGTGGACGTTCAGCGGCGGGGCGGTGCGTAGCCAGAACAACAAGTGCATGGACGTCGACGGCGGCGCGACCGGCAACGGCGCGGTCATCCAGCTCTACACCTGCAACGGCACCGGCGCGCAGCAGTTCACCCTCACCGCCGCCGGTGACCTGGTCAACCTTCGTGCCAACAGGTGCGTGGACATCAAGGACTGGAACAGCGGCGACGGTGCGCGGTTGCAGCTGTGGGACTGCGCCGGCACGGCCAACCAGAAGTGGCGCACCGGCTGA
- a CDS encoding PaaX family transcriptional regulator, with protein sequence MSSPFDIEEMFPDDGDHPVRLPRRQAGNSPQGLAVTLLADYTLRDLAWLPSAAIVALLAEARVSPTGARAAISRLVRRGVLEGSRQGRQTFYRLSRSAAADLASGGRWILTATAAPKPWDGCWTLIAFSLPQERGTQRRALRGQLRWLGFAPLYDGLWISPHDLSPPDQARLGQVTGTVTVFRGRQAGLDTVTNRDPLGAWDIAAIAGHYETFLRRWRPLLPRVRSGQVSGAEAVRARTEVMDTFRRFPTLDPRLPVELLPPGWLREPAREVFVAVYDGLADAAEQHVRAVVARFGGSPHTGIRAHLTTDVLAGTVVPAAVPSVSPTRVGDTASDHRP encoded by the coding sequence GTGAGCAGCCCTTTCGACATCGAGGAGATGTTCCCCGACGACGGTGACCACCCGGTGCGACTCCCCCGCCGGCAGGCCGGGAACTCGCCGCAGGGGCTCGCGGTGACGCTGCTGGCCGACTACACGCTGCGCGACCTGGCCTGGCTGCCGTCCGCGGCCATCGTCGCGTTGCTCGCCGAAGCCCGGGTGAGCCCGACCGGGGCCCGCGCCGCGATCAGCCGACTGGTCCGCCGTGGCGTGCTGGAGGGCAGCCGACAGGGCCGGCAGACCTTCTACCGGCTCAGCCGGTCCGCCGCCGCCGACCTGGCCAGCGGTGGCAGGTGGATCCTCACCGCCACCGCCGCGCCGAAGCCGTGGGACGGATGCTGGACCCTCATCGCCTTCTCGCTGCCCCAGGAGCGGGGTACCCAACGGCGGGCCCTACGTGGACAGCTCCGGTGGCTGGGCTTCGCGCCGCTGTACGACGGACTGTGGATCTCGCCGCACGACCTGAGCCCGCCGGACCAGGCCCGACTCGGCCAGGTCACCGGCACCGTCACGGTGTTCCGGGGACGGCAGGCCGGCCTCGACACCGTCACCAACCGAGATCCCCTCGGCGCCTGGGACATCGCGGCGATCGCCGGGCACTACGAGACCTTCCTCCGGCGCTGGCGGCCACTCCTGCCGCGGGTGAGATCCGGACAGGTCAGCGGCGCGGAGGCGGTGCGGGCCCGTACGGAGGTCATGGACACCTTCCGGCGCTTCCCCACCCTCGATCCGCGACTCCCGGTCGAGCTCCTTCCCCCCGGCTGGCTGCGGGAGCCGGCCCGGGAGGTGTTCGTCGCCGTCTACGACGGCCTCGCCGACGCCGCGGAGCAGCACGTCCGCGCTGTCGTGGCCCGGTTCGGCGGCAGCCCGCACACCGGCATCCGGGCCCACCTCACCACCGACGTCCTCGCCGGAACCGTGGTACCCGCCGCCGTGCCGTCGGTGTCTCCTACCCGGGTAGGAGACACCGCCTCCGACCATCGGCCGTAA
- a CDS encoding GNAT family N-acetyltransferase: MEQFDDAEFEPYLQRARTSGTRFTTMAELGDTPQNRRALYDLNRTCSADIPDRGAFYTYAEYVTQRIDVATFNPGGVVLATRDGAWIGMSATSLHPDKRYAFSEMTGVLAPHRGQGLSLALKLLAIRFVRSSGYQRLVTFQHSRNTSAIAMNRRLGFVDLAAEDRAG, from the coding sequence GTGGAGCAGTTCGACGACGCGGAGTTCGAGCCCTACCTGCAACGGGCACGGACGTCGGGCACCAGGTTCACGACGATGGCGGAACTCGGTGACACGCCGCAGAACCGGCGCGCGCTCTACGACCTCAACAGGACGTGCTCGGCCGATATCCCGGACCGGGGAGCCTTCTACACGTACGCCGAGTACGTCACCCAGCGCATCGACGTGGCCACCTTCAACCCGGGCGGCGTCGTCCTTGCGACCCGTGACGGCGCCTGGATCGGAATGTCCGCGACCTCTCTGCATCCGGACAAGCGGTATGCGTTCTCCGAGATGACCGGTGTGCTCGCACCCCACCGTGGGCAGGGCCTGTCCCTGGCATTGAAACTACTCGCGATCCGGTTTGTCCGATCGTCGGGTTACCAACGGCTGGTGACGTTCCAACACTCCCGCAACACGTCCGCGATCGCGATGAACCGGCGACTTGGCTTCGTCGATCTGGCAGCCGAGGACCGAGCCGGCTGA
- a CDS encoding cellulose binding domain-containing protein, which yields MPGRAADPNLRGRNTCVREPENLAYNAAIGVGGSVTLGFQATHAGNSAEPSAFTLNGTPCAIA from the coding sequence GTGCCAGGGCGCGCGGCCGATCCCAACCTCAGAGGTAGGAATACGTGCGTACGAGAACCAGAGAACCTGGCCTACAACGCCGCCATCGGAGTCGGCGGCTCGGTCACCCTCGGTTTCCAGGCCACCCACGCCGGCAACTCGGCCGAGCCGAGCGCCTTCACCCTGAACGGCACACCCTGCGCGATCGCCTGA
- a CDS encoding Scr1 family TA system antitoxin-like transcriptional regulator, protein MTEDGASTVPRRQLGRMLRELRLAAGVTLDAAVVALQCSRQKVWRIETGGGSFTLLEFPFVRRAVPELPVVHQESLTGALYLDRPAELAAYERVWASLDSLALRPEESRRFIGKIAERLHHG, encoded by the coding sequence ATGACGGAGGACGGGGCGTCGACGGTGCCGCGCCGGCAACTCGGGCGGATGCTGCGGGAGCTGCGGCTCGCCGCCGGGGTGACGCTGGACGCGGCGGTGGTGGCGTTGCAGTGCAGCCGGCAGAAGGTGTGGCGGATCGAGACCGGCGGCGGCTCGTTCACGCTGCTGGAGTTCCCGTTCGTGCGCCGGGCCGTGCCGGAGCTGCCGGTCGTCCACCAGGAGTCGCTGACCGGGGCGCTCTACCTGGACCGGCCGGCGGAACTGGCCGCCTACGAGCGGGTGTGGGCGAGCCTCGACTCCCTCGCCCTGAGGCCAGAGGAGTCCCGACGGTTCATCGGCAAGATCGCCGAGCGGTTGCACCATGGGTGA
- a CDS encoding Na+/H+ antiporter — MDGLVLIGVLGATVLVGTTLGGRYRVAPPVLLIGMGALLALAPPLSDVVLEPDVVLLLFLPAILYRESLTTSLREIRTNLPAIALLAIVLVGVTMVTVSLVAQALGVDPAAAWVLGAVLAPTDAAAVAGLAKRMPRRFLTVLRAESLINDGTALVLFSVALGLLGGGAVPGAWELVGRIGGSFLGGVAAGLAVGGVVVLIRRRLDDPLREGALSVLTPFVAFLLAEKVHASGVLAVVVAGLLLSYAGPRIVRAPSRVMAYAFWDLTTFLINGGLFVLLGMQIPRALRDESSTSGGQALVIALVVAATVAMTRMAWVHLATGVLRIVDRRRSQRELEVGWRVRTAAGWAGFRGAVSLAAALAVPLAAATGEPVRQRDLVIFCTVVAIVLIMLVQGTTLPLVVRWAGLVGDQPRADEVHHARLRATRVGLTALPEVARRLGAAPDVVDRVRADYQAHLDDIRAEREGHVSARTREVERRLRLEVLDLKRREITRLRDTNTIDDTVLRELQAALDIEEIRLRGPDVPD; from the coding sequence GTGGACGGTCTCGTACTGATCGGGGTGCTCGGCGCCACCGTGCTGGTCGGGACCACCCTCGGCGGGCGGTACCGGGTAGCGCCGCCGGTGCTGCTCATCGGTATGGGCGCGCTGCTGGCCCTCGCCCCGCCCCTGTCCGACGTGGTGCTCGAACCGGACGTGGTGCTGCTGCTCTTCCTCCCCGCGATCCTCTACCGGGAAAGCCTCACCACCAGCCTGCGCGAGATCCGGACGAACCTGCCCGCCATCGCGCTCCTCGCGATCGTGCTGGTGGGGGTCACCATGGTCACGGTGTCGCTGGTCGCGCAGGCGCTCGGCGTTGACCCGGCGGCGGCCTGGGTGCTCGGGGCGGTGCTGGCGCCCACCGACGCCGCAGCCGTCGCCGGCCTGGCCAAGCGGATGCCCCGCCGTTTCCTCACCGTCCTGCGCGCGGAGAGCCTGATCAACGACGGCACCGCGCTGGTGCTGTTCTCCGTCGCGCTCGGCCTGCTCGGCGGAGGTGCCGTACCCGGCGCGTGGGAACTCGTCGGCCGGATCGGCGGGTCGTTCCTCGGCGGTGTCGCGGCGGGCCTGGCGGTCGGCGGCGTCGTCGTCCTGATCCGGCGACGCCTCGACGACCCGCTCCGGGAGGGCGCGCTCAGCGTGCTCACCCCGTTCGTCGCGTTCCTCCTGGCGGAGAAGGTGCACGCCAGTGGGGTGCTGGCCGTGGTCGTCGCGGGCCTGCTGCTCTCCTACGCCGGCCCCCGGATCGTCCGGGCCCCCTCACGGGTGATGGCCTACGCCTTCTGGGACCTCACCACGTTCCTGATCAACGGAGGGCTGTTCGTGCTGCTCGGGATGCAGATCCCCCGCGCCCTGCGGGACGAGAGCAGCACCTCGGGCGGGCAGGCCCTGGTCATCGCGCTGGTGGTGGCCGCCACGGTGGCCATGACCCGGATGGCCTGGGTGCATCTGGCCACGGGCGTCCTCCGGATCGTGGACCGCCGCCGTTCCCAGCGCGAACTGGAGGTGGGCTGGCGGGTCCGCACGGCGGCCGGGTGGGCCGGTTTCCGGGGCGCGGTCTCCCTGGCCGCGGCGCTCGCGGTGCCGCTGGCCGCCGCCACCGGCGAACCGGTCCGGCAACGCGACCTGGTCATCTTCTGCACGGTGGTAGCGATCGTCCTGATCATGCTGGTGCAGGGCACCACCCTGCCGCTGGTGGTCCGCTGGGCCGGCCTCGTCGGCGACCAGCCCCGCGCCGACGAGGTGCACCACGCCCGGCTCCGCGCCACCCGGGTCGGGCTCACCGCGCTGCCCGAGGTGGCGCGGCGGCTCGGCGCGGCGCCGGATGTCGTCGACCGGGTGCGCGCCGACTACCAGGCCCACCTCGACGACATCCGGGCCGAGCGGGAGGGCCACGTCTCCGCGCGGACCAGGGAGGTCGAGCGTCGGCTGCGGCTGGAGGTGCTCGACCTCAAGCGGCGCGAGATCACCCGACTGCGCGACACCAACACGATCGACGACACCGTGCTCCGGGAACTCCAGGCGGCGCTGGACATCGAGGAGATCCGCCTGCGGGGCCCGGATGTCCCGGACTAG
- a CDS encoding glyoxalase — protein MTDPEIRPNETTVPLLPCVSAEETLAFYQALGFRVTYQQTRPYLYLAFAWSGFELHYGAAPADVHPSRENGGGCLVMVDAVAPYHAAFTEAMRRAYGKVLARGLPRITRYRPGASRFTLVDPSGNSIIFIQRDEEKDLEYGGSKKLKGIARALDNARILREFKNDDRAAVRTLTLALRRYRDTAPPVERALALAALAELAVALDEPARAEEWVAQLRAMELTDADRQRMESEVADIVRLRDWLT, from the coding sequence ATGACCGATCCCGAAATACGTCCGAACGAGACCACCGTGCCGTTGCTGCCCTGCGTGTCCGCCGAGGAGACACTCGCCTTCTACCAGGCGCTCGGCTTCCGGGTCACCTACCAGCAGACCCGCCCCTACCTCTACCTCGCGTTCGCGTGGAGCGGGTTCGAGCTGCACTACGGGGCCGCACCCGCGGACGTGCACCCGAGCCGGGAGAACGGCGGCGGATGCCTGGTGATGGTGGACGCCGTCGCGCCGTACCACGCCGCGTTCACCGAGGCGATGCGCCGCGCGTACGGCAAGGTGCTGGCCCGGGGTCTCCCCCGCATCACCCGCTACCGACCCGGCGCGAGCCGGTTCACGCTGGTCGACCCCTCCGGCAACTCGATCATCTTCATTCAGCGTGACGAGGAGAAGGATCTGGAGTACGGCGGGTCGAAGAAGCTGAAGGGCATCGCCCGGGCGCTCGACAACGCGCGCATCCTCCGGGAGTTCAAGAACGACGACCGGGCGGCGGTGCGGACGCTCACCTTGGCGCTGCGCCGGTACCGCGACACGGCTCCGCCGGTCGAACGCGCCCTGGCCCTGGCGGCCCTGGCCGAACTGGCGGTCGCCCTCGACGAGCCCGCCCGAGCCGAGGAGTGGGTCGCCCAGCTACGGGCGATGGAACTGACCGACGCCGACCGGCAGCGGATGGAGAGCGAGGTCGCCGACATCGTCCGACTGCGCGATTGGCTGACGTAG